One Drosophila virilis strain 15010-1051.87 chromosome 5, Dvir_AGI_RSII-ME, whole genome shotgun sequence DNA window includes the following coding sequences:
- the LOC6626003 gene encoding uncharacterized protein, producing the protein MFIMDPQICMVLLLLGCAMHSVWSQTTEIPETTDETETTETTETTESPNFSCFTYEGTAVDLEGLSGYWYEVARAPDVDDMQCVNYSLPASPNDNNMLELQVEYVDTTNGQWESASESGSLAWDDNAKNGIFTWSIGEVTRLPVTYKLVSTDKTTYAFLCGYMGIAPVPIFKVWTRHRHLSVDDMLIIQQKFVDIGQVEQLAWVEQSLEKCNNSAMRTAGGALVAFALALILRYI; encoded by the exons ATGTTTATTATGGATCCTCAAATTTGtatggtgctgctgttgctgggtTGCGCCATGCACAGCGTTTGGTCGCAGACAACGGAGATCCCGGAGACCACGGACGAAACGGAGACAACGGAGACGACGGAGACGACTGAGAGTCCAAACTTTTCGTGCTTCACCTATGAAGGAACCGCTGTCGATCTGGAAGGT CTCTCGGGTTATTGGTATGAGGTGGCACGTGCTCCGGATGTGGACGACATGCAGTGCGTGAATTACTCGCTGCCAGCCAGTCCCAACGATAACAATATGCTGGAGCTGCAAGTGGAGTACGTGGACACCACCAATGGCCAGTGGGAGTCGGCCTCGGAGTCTGGCTCATTGGCCTGGGACGACAATGCCAAGAATGGCATCTTCACCTGGTCCATCGGGGAAGTGACCCGCCTACCGGTCACCTACAAACTGGTCAGCACGGATAAGACCACTTACGCGTTTCTCTGCGGCTACATGGGCATCGCACCCGTGCCGATCTTCAAGGTGTGGACACGCCATCGACATCTGAGCGTCGATGACATGCTAATCATCCAGCAAAAGTTCGTCGATATTGGACAAGTCGAACAGCTCGCCTGGGTGGAGCAATCGCTGGAGAAGTGCAACAATTCCGCCATGCGCACGGCCGGAGGAGCACTTGTCGCCTTCGCATTGGCGTTAATTCTTAGATATATTTGA
- the LOC6626002 gene encoding sphingomyelin phosphodiesterase isoform X1, whose protein sequence is MTQAMPQRRSSRQICWLIATLVVAGLTASEALPFLYTNARTPINWTQPELDDWQVEVQPRSILPHVELKRHANRTNSQPADSDAEFLERLRALRQNRTSPRMLWYDAAAGDGLTYPPFVDKALKLFNLKQVAFEIENSVLSKVSCTACKAGAGLLQHYIKSGKTDAELMKMIAQYCTNLSIQSPRVCEGVAQLFGSEVIYVLQRVNLGPDELCSFIIGDGCGDVYNPYHEWEVVFPPVPKPPRLSELPMPLEAAPFFKVLHISDTHYDPHYVEGANADCNEPLCCRLSSGRPANPNAAAGKWGDYRKCDTPKRTVDNMLEHIAETHKDIDYILWTGDLPPHDVWNQTKQENLEIIKETVKQMTEKFPGVPIFPALGNHESAPVNSFPPPYVNQVDISINWLYDELDVQWRRWLPQSVSHTVRRGAFYSVLVRPGFRIISLNMNYCNNKNWWLLLNSTDPATELQWFIYELQSAEFSNEKVHVIGHIPPGHSDCLKVWSRNFYKIISRYESTITAQFYGHTHFDEFEMFYDPHDLTHSNSIAYIGPSVSPYYDLNPGYRIYYVDGDHDTTTRLVIDHESWIMNLKEANLYGYPIWYKLYTARAAYNMKALRPSDWNKLLNDLTDNQELFEMYYKNYWKNSPARPTCDAECKKRMLCDCKSGRSHDRRHFCADVESKIDEGSSKSWKNWLYRGLSNSGDENNVEPESTNHTNDWEFLDVVYGTYG, encoded by the exons ATGACACAGGCCATGCCCCAACGGAGATCGAGCCGGCAAATCTGCTGGCTCATTGCGACACTTGTCGTGGCAGGGCTTACAGCTAGCGAAG CTCTACCCTTTCTGTACACAAACGCGCGGACGCCCATCAACTGGACGCAGCCGGAGCTGGACGATTGGCAGGTGGAGGTGCAGCCGCGCAGCATATTGCCGCACGTGGAGCTGAAGCGTCATGCGAATCGAACCAATAGCCAGCCCGCCGATAGCGATGCGGAGTTTCTGGAACGTTTGCGGGCCCTGCGCCAAAATCGCACCTCGCCGCGCATGCTGTGGTACGATGCAGCCGCCGGCGATGGCCTCACCTATCCGCCTTTCGTGGACAAGGCTCTGAAACTGTTCAATCTAAAGCAGGTGGCCTTCGAGATTGAGAACAGCGTTCTGTCCAAGGTGTCCTGCACGGCGTGCAAGGCGGGCGCCGGCCTGCTGCAGCACTACATCAAGTCCGGCAAGACGGATGCGGAGCTCATGAAAATGATTGCCCAGTACTGCACTAATCTGAGCATACAGAGCCCGCGCGTCTGCGAGGGCGTTGCCCAGCTCTTTGGCAGCGAGGTCATCTATGTGCTGCAGCGCGTTAATCTGGGACCCGATGAGCTGTGCAGCTTCATCATTGGCGACGGCTGCGGCGATGTCTATAATCCCTATCACGAGTGGGAGGTCGTCTTTCCGCCGGTGCCCAAGCCGCCGCGACTCTCGGAGCTGCCCATGCCGCTAGAGGCGGCGCCGTTCTTTAAGGTGCTTCACATCTCCGATACCCACTACGATCCGCACTATGTTGAGGGCGCTAATGCGGACTGCAATGAGCCGCTTTGCTGCCGCCTGAGCAGCGGTCGCCCCGCCAATCCTAATGCGGCGGCAGGCAAGTGGGGGGATTACCGCAAATGTGACACGCCCAAGCGCACCGTGGACAATATGCTGGAGCACATAGCCGAGACCCACAAGGATATTGACTATATACTCTGGACGGGTGATCTGCCACCGCACGATGTCTGGAATCAGACGAAACAGGAGAATCTGGAGATAATCAAGGAGACAGTCAAACAAATGACTGAGAAATTCCCCGGCGTGCCCATCTTCCCGGCGCTGGGCAATCACGAGAGCGCGCCGGTCAACAGTTTTCCGCCACCCTATGTCAACCAGGTGGACATCTCCATCAATTGGCTCTACGATGAGCTTGACGTCCAGTGGCGTCGCTGGCTGCCGCAGAGCGTGTCCCACACGGTGCGTCGTGGCGCCTTCTACTCGGTGCTGGTGCGTCCCGGCTTTCGCATCATTTCGCTCAACATGAACtattgcaacaacaagaactggTGGCTGTTGCTCAACTCCACAGATCCCGCCACGGAGCTGCAATG GTTCATCTACGAGCTGCAGAGCGCTGAGTTCTCCAATGAGAAGGTCCATGTCATTGGCCACATACCGCCTGGTCATTCGGATTGCCTGAAGGTCTGGTCCCGCAACTTCTACAAGATCATTTCGCGCTATGAGAGCACCATTACCGCTCAGTTCTATGGACATACGCACTTTGATGAGTTTGAAATGTTCTACGATCCACATGATTTGA CGCATTCAAATAGCATTGCCTATATCGGACCTTCCGTATCGCCCTATTACGATCTGAATCCAGGCTATCGCATTTACTAT GTGGACGGTGATCACGATACAACGACACGTCTGGTCATTGACCATGAATCCTGGATAATGAATCTGAAGGAGGCCAATCTATATGGATATCCGATCTGGTACAAGCTATATACGGCCAGAGCTGCGTACAATATGAAGGCGCTGCGGCCCAGCGATTGGAACAAGCTGCTCAACGATCTTACCGACAATCAGGAACTGTTCGAGATGTACTACAA AAATTACTGGAAAAACTCGCCGGCGCGACCCACTTGCGATGCGGAGTGCAAGAAGCGCATGTTGTGCGACTGCAAGAGCGGACGCTCACACGATCGTCGCCATTTCTGTGCGGATGTGGAGTCCAAGATCGATGAGGGCTCCTCGAAGTCCTGGAAGAATTGGCTCTATCGCGGACTCAGCAATTC CGGGGATGAGAACAACGTGGAGCCGGAGAGCACAAATCACACAAATGACTGGGAATTTTTGGATGTGGTTTATGGTACATATGGTTGA
- the LOC6626002 gene encoding sphingomyelin phosphodiesterase isoform X2, which translates to MTQAMPQRRSSRQICWLIATLVVAGLTASEALPFLYTNARTPINWTQPELDDWQVEVQPRSILPHVELKRHANRTNSQPADSDAEFLERLRALRQNRTSPRMLWYDAAAGDGLTYPPFVDKALKLFNLKQVAFEIENSVLSKVSCTACKAGAGLLQHYIKSGKTDAELMKMIAQYCTNLSIQSPRVCEGVAQLFGSEVIYVLQRVNLGPDELCSFIIGDGCGDVYNPYHEWEVVFPPVPKPPRLSELPMPLEAAPFFKVLHISDTHYDPHYVEGANADCNEPLCCRLSSGRPANPNAAAGKWGDYRKCDTPKRTVDNMLEHIAETHKDIDYILWTGDLPPHDVWNQTKQENLEIIKETVKQMTEKFPGVPIFPALGNHESAPVNSFPPPYVNQVDISINWLYDELDVQWRRWLPQSVSHTVRRGAFYSVLVRPGFRIISLNMNYCNNKNWWLLLNSTDPATELQWFIYELQSAEFSNEKVHVIGHIPPGHSDCLKVWSRNFYKIISRYESTITAQFYGHTHFDEFEMFYDPHDLTHSNSIAYIGPSVSPYYDLNPGYRIYYVDGDHDTTTRLVIDHESWIMNLKEANLYGYPIWYKLYTARAAYNMKALRPSDWNKLLNDLTDNQELFEMYYKNYWKNSPARPTCDAECKKRMLCDCKSGRSHDRRHFCADVESKIDEGSSKSWKNWLYRGLSNSYSLISSITYLPKYLLSYG; encoded by the exons ATGACACAGGCCATGCCCCAACGGAGATCGAGCCGGCAAATCTGCTGGCTCATTGCGACACTTGTCGTGGCAGGGCTTACAGCTAGCGAAG CTCTACCCTTTCTGTACACAAACGCGCGGACGCCCATCAACTGGACGCAGCCGGAGCTGGACGATTGGCAGGTGGAGGTGCAGCCGCGCAGCATATTGCCGCACGTGGAGCTGAAGCGTCATGCGAATCGAACCAATAGCCAGCCCGCCGATAGCGATGCGGAGTTTCTGGAACGTTTGCGGGCCCTGCGCCAAAATCGCACCTCGCCGCGCATGCTGTGGTACGATGCAGCCGCCGGCGATGGCCTCACCTATCCGCCTTTCGTGGACAAGGCTCTGAAACTGTTCAATCTAAAGCAGGTGGCCTTCGAGATTGAGAACAGCGTTCTGTCCAAGGTGTCCTGCACGGCGTGCAAGGCGGGCGCCGGCCTGCTGCAGCACTACATCAAGTCCGGCAAGACGGATGCGGAGCTCATGAAAATGATTGCCCAGTACTGCACTAATCTGAGCATACAGAGCCCGCGCGTCTGCGAGGGCGTTGCCCAGCTCTTTGGCAGCGAGGTCATCTATGTGCTGCAGCGCGTTAATCTGGGACCCGATGAGCTGTGCAGCTTCATCATTGGCGACGGCTGCGGCGATGTCTATAATCCCTATCACGAGTGGGAGGTCGTCTTTCCGCCGGTGCCCAAGCCGCCGCGACTCTCGGAGCTGCCCATGCCGCTAGAGGCGGCGCCGTTCTTTAAGGTGCTTCACATCTCCGATACCCACTACGATCCGCACTATGTTGAGGGCGCTAATGCGGACTGCAATGAGCCGCTTTGCTGCCGCCTGAGCAGCGGTCGCCCCGCCAATCCTAATGCGGCGGCAGGCAAGTGGGGGGATTACCGCAAATGTGACACGCCCAAGCGCACCGTGGACAATATGCTGGAGCACATAGCCGAGACCCACAAGGATATTGACTATATACTCTGGACGGGTGATCTGCCACCGCACGATGTCTGGAATCAGACGAAACAGGAGAATCTGGAGATAATCAAGGAGACAGTCAAACAAATGACTGAGAAATTCCCCGGCGTGCCCATCTTCCCGGCGCTGGGCAATCACGAGAGCGCGCCGGTCAACAGTTTTCCGCCACCCTATGTCAACCAGGTGGACATCTCCATCAATTGGCTCTACGATGAGCTTGACGTCCAGTGGCGTCGCTGGCTGCCGCAGAGCGTGTCCCACACGGTGCGTCGTGGCGCCTTCTACTCGGTGCTGGTGCGTCCCGGCTTTCGCATCATTTCGCTCAACATGAACtattgcaacaacaagaactggTGGCTGTTGCTCAACTCCACAGATCCCGCCACGGAGCTGCAATG GTTCATCTACGAGCTGCAGAGCGCTGAGTTCTCCAATGAGAAGGTCCATGTCATTGGCCACATACCGCCTGGTCATTCGGATTGCCTGAAGGTCTGGTCCCGCAACTTCTACAAGATCATTTCGCGCTATGAGAGCACCATTACCGCTCAGTTCTATGGACATACGCACTTTGATGAGTTTGAAATGTTCTACGATCCACATGATTTGA CGCATTCAAATAGCATTGCCTATATCGGACCTTCCGTATCGCCCTATTACGATCTGAATCCAGGCTATCGCATTTACTAT GTGGACGGTGATCACGATACAACGACACGTCTGGTCATTGACCATGAATCCTGGATAATGAATCTGAAGGAGGCCAATCTATATGGATATCCGATCTGGTACAAGCTATATACGGCCAGAGCTGCGTACAATATGAAGGCGCTGCGGCCCAGCGATTGGAACAAGCTGCTCAACGATCTTACCGACAATCAGGAACTGTTCGAGATGTACTACAA AAATTACTGGAAAAACTCGCCGGCGCGACCCACTTGCGATGCGGAGTGCAAGAAGCGCATGTTGTGCGACTGCAAGAGCGGACGCTCACACGATCGTCGCCATTTCTGTGCGGATGTGGAGTCCAAGATCGATGAGGGCTCCTCGAAGTCCTGGAAGAATTGGCTCTATCGCGGACTCAGCAATTC CTATAGCCTGATTTCGTCCATCACCTACCTGCCCAAGTATCTGCTGAGCTATGGCTGA
- the LOC6626001 gene encoding gastrin/cholecystokinin type B receptor, whose translation MALRSLIIDTDDLYPIVIASDLCQIHDTPRYIFMALVTVLFLCTFVGNVSALYVNTRRKLRPFFRACLISLACSDLIYCVNFTTSNTAMFNAEYLEYWILGPFMCNFVPFVNTTTVLCSSFMLVAIALDRYMAIRRAAIGIWNPGFVFCGVCIAGIWLACMAAAVPLFFIYTPIQVYIQNTDELLISELDQATMCVGRRTQIGIYNSVSLSLVFVPCIVAFVFLNATIARQLWQLRHQQRNLQQQQQQQREQDQPRFVHLLNKPETTYAMMTAFSVAASFDMSTAQLTGLPPPLPLPLPEKLSPAAAARVARHRRMVRVVLLMMGAFMCLRLPAWTFLLMRVYGSFSSPVSWLFYFSFGLLNLTSCALNPLFYTFLPQTIRVLSKLKRALSRLLCCRRASKLESDATMPQETAERARRCLCCGLQVTWRCHLKSPPAAAGSVVTQTVAVIEAPSAASSLPPVGHCKDDYKDLAIYNENSLQTTASMKSSR comes from the exons ATGGCATTGCGATCGCTGATCATCGACACAGACGACTTATATCCGATAGTGATCGCAAGTGATCTGTGCCAAATACATGACACACCACGTTACATATTCATGGCGCTGGTCACGGTGCTCTTCCTGTGCACCTTTGTGGGCAACGTGAGCGCTTTGTATGTGAACACCAGACGCAAACTGCGTCCTTTTTTTCGTGCCTGCCTCATCTCGCTGGCCTGCAGCGATCTGATCTATTGCGTCAACTTTACCACCTCCAACACTGCCATGTTCAATGCGGAATATCTGGAGTATTGG ATTCTCGGCCCGTTCATGTGCAACTTTGTGCCGTTTGTCAACACTACAACTGTGCTGTGCAGCAGTTTTATGCTGGTGGCCATTGCCCTGGATCGCTATATGGCCATTAGACGTGCTGCGATTGGCATTTGGAATCCAGGCTTTGTATTCTGCGGCGTTTGCATTGCTGGCATTTGGCTAGCCTGCATGGCCGCCGCGGTGCCTCTTTTCTTCATCTATACCCCGATCCAGGTCTATATACAGAACACGGATGAGCTGCTGATCAGCGAACTGGACCAGGCTACCATGTGCGTGGGCAGACGG ACCCAAATTGGAATCTATAATAGTGTGTCGCTCAGCCTCGTCTTTGTGCCCTGCATTGTGGCGTTCGTTTTTCTCAATGCGACCATTGCGCGGCAGCTGTGGCAGCTACGTCACCAGCAGCGCAacctgcaacagcagcagcagcagcagagggaGCAGGACCAGCCGCGCTTTGTTCACCTGCTAAACAAGCCAGAGACAACGTATGCCATGATGACTGCCTTCAGTGTGGCTGCCTCCTTTGACATGAGCACTGCACAGTTGACGGGGCTGCCGCctccgctgccgctgccactgccggaGAAGCTGAGTCCCGCGGCAGCGGCACGTGTGGCACGCCATCGTCGCATGGTGCGCGtggtgctgctgatgatgGGCGCGTTTATGTGCCTGCGCCTGCCCGCCTGGACCTTTCTGCTGATGCGAGTGTATGGCTCCTTCTCCTCGCCTGTGTCCTGGCTGTTCTACTTTAGCTTTGGCTTGCTCAACTTGACCAGTTGTGCACTGAATCCACTGTTCTACACCTTTCTGCCGCAGACCATTCGAGTGCTGTCCAAGCTCAAGCGTGCGCTAAGCCGGCTGCTCTGCTGCCGACGGGCATCCAAGTTGGAGTCGGATGCGACTATGCCCCAGGAAACTGCCGAGCGGGCCAGGCGTTGTCTCTGCTGTGGCCTGCAGGTCACCTGGCGCTGCCATCTGAAGTCCCCACCGGCAGCAGCCGGAAGCGTCGTAACCCAGACTGTGGCAGTTATCGAAGCGCCCTCCGCTGCCAGCAGCCTGCCACCGGTTGGTCACTGCAAGGACGACTACAAGGACCTCGCCATCTACAATGAGAACTCGCTGCAGACAACTGCTTCAATGAAATCCTCCCGCTGA